GTAACGAGCATATCCCCGCTAAGTTCCACAAGGAAGTTCAATACTGTAGGAAAAATCACAAAGTAGCCAAAAGCAAGACCAACGATGAATAGGATGAATAACGCCGGTATATAAGAAAGTGATATTTTCCGTTCGATTGGCCTGAGTGCTGGTTTGACAAAAAGCCAAATCTGTGTGGCCAATACAGGAATCGTACCAGCTATCGCGATGATGGTGGCAAGCATGAAGTAAATCCATACGATGTCACTTGGACCTAAGACTATTAATTTTACATCCAAATCCCGGACAAAAAAGTTATATATTTCTTTCACATAGAAAAATCCTACGCCAAAGAAAATAATAAATGCTACAGCCGAAATGATCAGTCTGTTCCGCAGCTCATCGAGATGATCCACCAGATTCAATTCTTTATCTTCCATATAACAATCCCCTGCCAATTCCTTTTGGTGCTGTTCTTGAATAGCCTGTCATCTACAAGCCTTCTTTTTAAAAAAAGGTGTAAGACAAAAGCATCTTACACCTTAT
The window above is part of the Mesobacillus jeotgali genome. Proteins encoded here:
- the tatC gene encoding twin-arginine translocase subunit TatC, which translates into the protein MEDKELNLVDHLDELRNRLIISAVAFIIFFGVGFFYVKEIYNFFVRDLDVKLIVLGPSDIVWIYFMLATIIAIAGTIPVLATQIWLFVKPALRPIERKISLSYIPALFILFIVGLAFGYFVIFPTVLNFLVELSGDMLVTNFTAEKYFKFIMNMTIPFGVLFELPVVVMFLTSLGIINPYVLVKVRKYAYFILIVISVIISPPDFMSDILVTIPLLVLYEISVNLSKFVYRRKLKKEKEWQEQYGDMEEEIDEEISR